A single region of the Fibrobacterota bacterium genome encodes:
- a CDS encoding aminodeoxychorismate/anthranilate synthase component II — translation MILIIDNYDSFTFNLMQYIGELNPDLKVIRNDEMTVEQALALKPTHIVVSPGPCTPAEAGISVELIKRVPASIPLLGVCLGHQSMGEAFGGKVVRAPAPMHGKLSTIECDGKDIFAGMPKSFQATRYHSLIVSRQGFPSAELEVTATCIDPASEAAGQGPLIMAMRHKARPLFGVQFHPESILTEHGKDMIRNFLSMKGNP, via the coding sequence ATGATCCTCATCATCGACAATTACGATTCCTTCACTTTCAACCTGATGCAATACATCGGGGAACTCAATCCCGATCTGAAGGTGATCCGCAACGATGAGATGACGGTCGAGCAAGCGCTCGCCCTGAAGCCCACCCATATCGTGGTCTCCCCCGGCCCCTGCACCCCGGCCGAAGCCGGCATCTCCGTCGAACTGATCAAACGGGTTCCCGCTTCCATCCCGCTGTTGGGAGTCTGCCTGGGGCATCAGTCCATGGGCGAGGCCTTCGGCGGCAAGGTGGTGCGCGCCCCGGCGCCCATGCACGGGAAGCTTTCCACCATCGAATGCGACGGCAAGGACATCTTCGCGGGCATGCCCAAGTCCTTCCAGGCCACCCGCTACCATTCCCTGATCGTCTCGCGCCAGGGTTTCCCTTCGGCCGAACTCGAGGTCACCGCCACCTGCATCGACCCCGCCTCCGAGGCCGCGGGCCAAGGACCATTAATAATGGCCATGCGGCATAAGGCCCGGCCCCTCTTCGGCGTGCAGTTCCATCCCGAATCCATCCTCACCGAGCATGGCAAGGACATGATCCGGAATTTCCTGTCCATGAAGGGGAATCCATGA
- the trpE gene encoding anthranilate synthase component I, with protein MGMKSLEEIRPLAAQGNVIPLHKEFLPDLETPITALLKLKRPGHRVFLLESVEVGEKLARFSFLGRDPLYTFSSKGRHIQIRGKERRDLEGDPLAELQAFMARFRGVGAPDLPPFSGGAVGFVCYDAIRLVEDIPATGRDDFHLPDLHFGIYESFLVFDHIKHKLSIVSNVLTGEFPTLEEAYASAVAKIAQLETELARPVPPQPKSESGEAQWESNFTPEGFKAGVEKCKEYIRAGDAFQIVLSQRFTTKPTASSLSIYRALRSINPSPYMYYLDYGDFEIVGASPETLVKVQNGLCETKPVAGTRPRGKDDAEDRALEKDLMADPKERAEHLMLVDLGRNDIGRVSEFGSVKVTQFMQVERFSNVMHIVSVVQGKLKREYHPLRALMSCLPAGTLSGAPKIRAMEIIDSLEPNRRGLYGGAICYMDFRGNLDSCIAIRTMLVKDGVAYVQAGGGIVADSDPQMEYEETRHKARALMRAVDAAAGI; from the coding sequence ATCGGCATGAAGTCATTGGAAGAAATCAGGCCCCTCGCCGCCCAGGGAAACGTCATCCCGCTGCATAAGGAATTCCTGCCGGATCTGGAGACGCCCATTACCGCTTTGCTTAAGCTCAAGCGTCCGGGCCACCGGGTGTTCCTGTTGGAAAGCGTGGAAGTGGGCGAAAAGCTGGCGCGCTTCTCCTTCCTGGGGCGCGATCCCCTCTACACCTTTTCCTCCAAGGGCCGGCATATCCAGATCCGCGGGAAAGAACGCCGCGATCTGGAAGGCGACCCGTTGGCGGAGCTGCAAGCCTTCATGGCCCGCTTCCGCGGGGTAGGCGCGCCCGATTTGCCTCCCTTCTCCGGCGGGGCCGTCGGCTTCGTCTGCTACGATGCCATCCGCCTGGTGGAGGACATCCCCGCCACGGGCCGGGACGATTTCCATTTGCCGGATCTCCACTTCGGCATCTACGAATCCTTCCTGGTTTTCGATCATATCAAGCACAAGCTCAGCATCGTTTCCAACGTGCTGACCGGCGAGTTCCCGACCTTGGAAGAGGCCTATGCCTCGGCCGTGGCGAAGATCGCCCAGCTCGAAACCGAACTCGCCAGGCCCGTACCGCCCCAGCCCAAATCCGAAAGCGGCGAAGCGCAGTGGGAATCCAATTTCACCCCCGAGGGCTTCAAGGCCGGGGTGGAAAAGTGCAAGGAATACATCCGCGCCGGGGACGCCTTCCAGATCGTCCTCTCGCAGCGCTTCACCACCAAGCCGACGGCCTCGTCGCTTTCCATCTACCGGGCGCTGCGATCCATCAACCCTTCGCCCTACATGTATTATCTCGACTACGGCGACTTCGAGATCGTGGGCGCTTCGCCGGAGACCCTGGTCAAGGTGCAGAACGGACTCTGCGAGACCAAGCCCGTGGCCGGCACGCGACCGCGCGGCAAGGACGATGCCGAGGATAGGGCGTTGGAAAAGGATCTGATGGCCGATCCCAAGGAACGCGCCGAGCACCTGATGCTGGTGGACCTGGGACGCAACGATATCGGCCGCGTGTCCGAGTTCGGCAGCGTGAAGGTGACCCAATTCATGCAGGTGGAACGCTTCAGCAACGTCATGCACATCGTGTCGGTGGTGCAAGGGAAGCTGAAGCGGGAATACCATCCCTTAAGGGCGCTGATGTCTTGCTTGCCCGCGGGCACCCTTTCGGGGGCCCCCAAGATCCGCGCCATGGAAATCATCGATTCGCTGGAGCCCAACCGGCGCGGCCTGTACGGCGGCGCCATCTGCTATATGGACTTCCGCGGGAACCTGGATTCCTGCATCGCCATCCGCACCATGCTGGTGAAGGACGGCGTGGCCTACGTGCAGGCCGGCGGCGGCATCGTGGCCGATTCCGATCCGCAGATGGAGTACGAGGAGACGCGGCATAAGGCCCGGGCCCTGATGCGCGCGGTCGATGCGGCGGCGGGGATTTGA
- a CDS encoding S8 family serine peptidase — translation MSAMPPMLRSALSLLVLASTLSAQPASVKVWVNLADKGPDFRAPAAAASAASRRAYENRPVYAPYLDSLARSGFALAAALKWQNRVSGKIEASRLPALRALSFVTAVEPLLRRKRRAAVPPPSPLPNWPLAKRAAAIDYGAETALFDSLGIARLHRWMDANEMRPGAGMRVAVIDADFHLGSAIYTDLKTRIRDQWDFAGHRPQAVDDSLEDSHGAECLSLIGGNAPGTLVGAAPAAEFMLYRAEINDSELYAEEDYVAAAIERAVDSGAQVISISLGYRWDFDLGEPDIPYSQLDGRTRPASLAALGAARRNVVVSVAMGNEAESHPEGPNLGTPADADSILSLGIVNSDRARCGYSSIGPSADGRIKPEIVSMGLIGGCAVAVAYPDTAPPHAVAYSGTSFATPVAAAAAALLRQARPEASAEQIRQALLRTADHADHPDNQTGYGVMDVAAAAISLGVPLKIELIEKGHARLFHPGGEGPIFVAWDPHRAQPPLELTDLSGRRVPISVNLSGSVLALKPARNLPTGVYMARIP, via the coding sequence TTGTCCGCCATGCCGCCCATGCTGCGCAGCGCGCTATCGCTTCTGGTATTGGCTAGTACGCTTTCCGCCCAGCCGGCGTCGGTCAAGGTATGGGTAAACCTCGCCGACAAGGGCCCGGACTTCCGCGCGCCCGCTGCCGCGGCCTCGGCGGCATCCCGGCGCGCTTACGAAAACCGGCCCGTATACGCGCCCTATCTGGATTCCCTGGCACGCTCCGGTTTCGCCCTCGCGGCCGCCCTCAAATGGCAGAACCGCGTCTCTGGGAAAATCGAGGCATCCCGCCTGCCCGCCTTGCGAGCCCTCTCCTTCGTCACCGCGGTGGAACCTCTGCTCCGCCGCAAACGCCGCGCCGCCGTCCCGCCGCCGTCGCCCCTGCCCAATTGGCCCTTGGCCAAACGGGCCGCCGCCATCGATTACGGGGCCGAGACCGCCTTGTTCGATTCCTTGGGCATCGCGCGCCTCCATCGCTGGATGGACGCCAATGAAATGCGGCCGGGAGCGGGCATGCGGGTGGCCGTCATCGACGCGGACTTCCATCTGGGCAGCGCCATTTATACCGATCTCAAGACCCGCATCCGGGATCAATGGGATTTCGCGGGACATCGCCCGCAAGCGGTGGACGATAGCCTGGAAGACAGCCACGGGGCCGAATGCCTTTCCCTGATCGGGGGTAACGCGCCGGGTACCTTGGTCGGGGCCGCGCCAGCGGCCGAGTTCATGCTCTACCGTGCGGAGATCAACGACAGCGAGCTCTATGCCGAGGAAGATTACGTGGCCGCCGCGATCGAACGCGCCGTCGATTCCGGCGCCCAGGTAATCAGCATCAGCCTGGGCTACCGCTGGGATTTCGACCTGGGCGAACCGGACATCCCTTACTCCCAACTGGACGGGCGGACCCGGCCCGCCTCCCTGGCGGCCCTGGGGGCGGCCCGCCGCAACGTGGTCGTGTCGGTCGCCATGGGCAACGAAGCGGAATCCCATCCCGAGGGCCCAAATCTGGGGACGCCCGCCGACGCCGACAGCATCCTTTCCCTCGGCATCGTGAACTCGGATCGCGCCCGCTGCGGTTATTCCTCCATCGGTCCCTCCGCCGACGGCCGCATCAAGCCGGAGATCGTCTCCATGGGCCTCATCGGCGGTTGCGCCGTGGCGGTCGCTTATCCGGATACGGCCCCGCCCCATGCGGTCGCCTATTCCGGTACCAGCTTCGCCACGCCGGTGGCCGCGGCCGCGGCGGCCTTGCTGCGGCAAGCCCGGCCGGAGGCTTCCGCCGAGCAAATACGCCAAGCCCTCCTGCGCACGGCCGATCACGCGGATCATCCCGATAACCAGACGGGCTATGGCGTAATGGACGTGGCCGCCGCGGCCATAAGCCTGGGCGTCCCTTTGAAGATCGAATTAATCGAAAAGGGGCACGCCCGACTCTTCCATCCCGGCGGCGAGGGCCCGATCTTCGTGGCCTGGGATCCGCATCGGGCGCAGCCTCCCCTGGAATTGACCGATCTCTCGGGCCGCCGCGTTCCGATTTCGGTCAACCTGTCCGGTTCGGTGTTGGCCCTGAAGCCCGCCCGCAACCTGCCTACCGGGGTCTACATGGCCCGCATTCCTTGA
- a CDS encoding RICIN domain-containing protein: protein MLHASIFSGRRASRIALFGSLLAGGLLSGCQVTDQTGASADNKNSLATAASITNTDLIDGSAKIHIRVKYCGFTGSATTNCAYCTADEGWVRIGGGGDIMGENTPGAMLQASFPSPNFFTTANSFGCTGPAGHTPARLGTDDKSTWVVRASGATHQLQAYIVEMQLVDANGNTFTPVTTIGTDNVTASVNPPANYSVETPENWFPSDYFLIGGGADILNYNVGNSITAATDGYLVESRAVDSAGERAWKASARARSNPAQNEPLKSYAIGVESCPSQWGGRCFTYPMIKEITAAATTGYGTAAYNVSPSWVSSGVGGYTPTTNSGARYLADLIPLNGTTKGFIVRSKGVGTGGSGQTIGSTLVFGQTFGLYTYNNVFFSRGGDAAILNRPSGTNPQLQAAYAPGDQAATHWWMEAVGSGVFRLRNGNPDGGTECAYRDGSTSNVRVNACGTGNEYKWTFIGAATGQSVFQLKNVANGQCLDLNGSGTPANVVLKPCASLNNPTNQVLYLARNNWPI, encoded by the coding sequence ATGTTGCACGCTTCGATTTTTTCCGGGAGACGCGCCAGCCGCATCGCCCTTTTCGGCTCCTTGTTGGCCGGCGGCCTGCTGTCCGGCTGCCAGGTCACCGACCAAACCGGCGCTTCGGCCGATAACAAGAACAGCCTCGCCACCGCGGCTTCCATTACAAACACGGACCTCATCGATGGGAGCGCGAAAATCCACATCCGGGTGAAGTACTGCGGTTTCACCGGCTCGGCTACCACCAATTGCGCTTATTGCACCGCCGATGAGGGCTGGGTGCGCATCGGGGGCGGCGGCGACATCATGGGTGAAAACACCCCCGGCGCCATGCTGCAAGCGTCCTTCCCAAGCCCGAACTTCTTCACGACCGCCAACTCCTTCGGTTGCACGGGCCCGGCGGGCCATACGCCAGCGCGCCTCGGGACCGATGACAAATCGACCTGGGTCGTCCGGGCTTCCGGCGCGACCCATCAATTACAAGCCTATATCGTCGAAATGCAGCTTGTCGACGCAAACGGAAATACCTTCACGCCTGTGACCACGATTGGCACCGACAACGTGACGGCATCCGTCAATCCTCCCGCCAATTACTCCGTCGAGACTCCGGAAAACTGGTTTCCTTCCGACTATTTCCTGATAGGCGGAGGCGCGGATATCCTCAACTACAATGTGGGTAATAGCATCACCGCCGCCACCGATGGATACCTGGTGGAATCGCGAGCGGTAGACAGCGCGGGGGAAAGGGCCTGGAAGGCCAGCGCGCGGGCCAGAAGCAACCCGGCCCAGAACGAACCTCTTAAATCGTACGCGATCGGGGTCGAGTCCTGCCCTTCCCAGTGGGGCGGCCGTTGCTTCACCTACCCCATGATCAAGGAAATCACCGCGGCGGCGACCACCGGGTACGGCACCGCGGCCTATAACGTCAGCCCTTCCTGGGTTAGCTCGGGCGTGGGCGGCTATACCCCCACCACGAATTCGGGCGCCCGTTACCTCGCCGATCTCATCCCCTTGAACGGAACCACGAAAGGCTTCATCGTGCGCAGTAAGGGCGTCGGCACCGGGGGCTCCGGGCAAACCATCGGTTCCACCTTGGTGTTCGGCCAGACCTTCGGGCTGTACACCTACAACAACGTTTTCTTTTCGCGAGGAGGAGACGCCGCCATCCTGAACCGCCCTTCGGGGACGAACCCCCAATTGCAAGCCGCCTATGCCCCCGGCGATCAGGCTGCGACCCACTGGTGGATGGAAGCCGTCGGGTCGGGCGTCTTCCGGCTGCGGAACGGGAACCCGGACGGGGGCACGGAATGCGCCTACCGCGACGGTTCGACCTCCAACGTGCGGGTCAATGCCTGCGGGACCGGGAACGAATACAAGTGGACCTTCATCGGCGCCGCCACGGGCCAGTCGGTATTCCAATTGAAGAACGTAGCCAACGGGCAATGCCTCGATCTCAACGGCAGCGGCACTCCGGCCAATGTCGTCCTCAAGCCATGCGCCTCCCTGAACAATCCCACCAACCAGGTCTTGTACTTGGCCCGTAACAACTGGCCTATCTGA
- a CDS encoding peptidoglycan-binding protein: protein MTKHRLTFGELSEGLAFKVDDTHVITLLATRRVRLVGMFFDLNKCFLLPSAMHGIKEIKSLYDQHPKSNLLVVGHTDTSGKDDYNLALSLERAAAVAAFLTDDADAWLKFFDNPAAEKKWGLREVQAMLSALPEGGPFFFKGKPTGVMDSATKQAIRDFQTDNGLTVDGIAGPETRKALVKAYMGLDDTSLPQGTTLTTHGCGENFPVDGTQDGKRDPDNRRVEIFFFDGPITPAPAGKTSGKDATDYPEWLKQVTHNIDVVLGQDSAVAGLTSRYALERFELLTDNMEEDAFAAWGTVSFGSDVPVEAYRKLYQDLKGRKLDPPDVQLVPGGIDGEDSGYDNATRMIGMAEELALAAPDDDASCGKLCALLMHEFGHHVDNLLRKHYSGVGGDAPGEEGGLFAYAITAVTHLEESEFVFATLNQAGVETELKISYDDFKDAAEQYVNDPQQQIEAKRETVEFFSAGRGPKNKQFPNDSYGHQSIEDGLGDADPVFFSNDPATRIRDQIYFGNWLRDYSQFLDPIWLQAFENPVVHKGKQARQVMTNYLDLMAKSEFDSTAAPGVHEAGVFHVTVANCGVYRAQEHIDNPLGITNGAAIDPLFHGPVPPNEIAIDPATGLKNYIATPGPGYATAIEFAEKSFRDALKQGFNPEGRRLFGQGLHTCEDLYAHSNFVELSLIRLGHTSVFPWVGERTQLTVIRNGKPDTRFPMVTGTFGSVDTVVSAVSAIGESLQEKTVCEAGVFSKKSVVGIELVKLLTDDGGKALESLFARVKKLEAKYPEFTELLCRTTAPLLDKLSAVLGSMMRAQVTRVDQYEKAVVNDPTQTAPSHSMLAKDHDDHPLHAIAAQCAREAVKQIGAVMRDAWNGVKSPDDVIALMKQFFVHPNDIDVVASTAASPILAKIKAFGDTHPAVILQLNRANSVARFLRQAKEEHAEAFKTAKDMYAQDDTNADRIMVLMKLETA, encoded by the coding sequence ATGACGAAACATCGCCTCACCTTCGGCGAGCTCTCCGAAGGCCTTGCCTTCAAGGTGGACGACACCCACGTCATCACCTTGCTGGCCACGCGCCGGGTCCGCCTGGTGGGCATGTTCTTCGATTTGAATAAATGCTTCCTGCTGCCTTCGGCCATGCACGGCATCAAGGAGATCAAGTCCCTTTACGATCAGCACCCCAAGAGCAACTTGCTGGTGGTTGGGCATACGGATACCTCCGGCAAGGACGATTACAATCTCGCCCTTTCGCTGGAACGCGCCGCGGCCGTGGCCGCCTTCCTCACCGATGACGCGGACGCTTGGCTTAAGTTCTTCGACAACCCGGCGGCGGAGAAGAAATGGGGCCTGCGGGAAGTGCAGGCCATGCTCTCCGCCCTGCCCGAGGGAGGCCCGTTCTTCTTTAAGGGCAAGCCCACCGGGGTCATGGATTCCGCCACCAAACAGGCCATCCGGGATTTCCAAACCGACAACGGCCTCACGGTCGACGGCATCGCCGGCCCGGAGACGCGGAAGGCGCTGGTCAAGGCCTACATGGGGCTGGACGACACCTCCCTGCCCCAAGGCACCACGCTCACGACCCATGGATGCGGCGAGAATTTCCCCGTGGACGGCACGCAGGACGGCAAGCGCGATCCGGACAACCGCCGGGTGGAGATCTTCTTCTTCGACGGGCCCATTACGCCTGCGCCCGCGGGCAAGACCTCGGGGAAGGACGCCACGGATTATCCCGAGTGGCTCAAGCAGGTGACCCATAACATCGACGTGGTGCTGGGCCAGGACTCCGCGGTGGCGGGGTTGACTTCGCGCTATGCGCTGGAGCGCTTCGAATTGCTCACCGACAACATGGAGGAAGACGCCTTCGCCGCCTGGGGAACGGTGTCTTTCGGATCGGATGTGCCCGTCGAGGCCTACCGCAAGCTCTACCAGGATCTGAAAGGCCGCAAGTTGGATCCGCCCGACGTGCAGTTGGTCCCGGGCGGGATCGACGGCGAAGATAGCGGCTACGACAACGCGACCCGCATGATCGGCATGGCGGAGGAGCTGGCCCTGGCGGCGCCGGATGACGACGCCTCGTGCGGGAAACTCTGCGCCTTGCTGATGCATGAATTCGGCCACCACGTGGATAACCTGCTGCGGAAGCATTATTCCGGCGTGGGCGGGGACGCCCCCGGGGAAGAAGGCGGGTTATTCGCCTACGCCATTACGGCCGTCACCCATCTCGAAGAAAGCGAATTCGTTTTTGCCACCCTGAACCAGGCTGGCGTCGAGACGGAATTGAAGATCAGCTACGACGACTTCAAGGACGCGGCCGAGCAATACGTGAACGACCCGCAGCAGCAGATCGAAGCCAAACGCGAAACCGTCGAGTTCTTCTCGGCGGGGCGGGGCCCGAAGAATAAGCAATTCCCGAACGACTCCTACGGGCACCAGAGCATCGAAGACGGCTTGGGCGATGCCGATCCCGTCTTCTTCAGCAACGATCCGGCCACGCGCATCCGCGATCAGATCTATTTCGGCAATTGGCTGCGCGACTATTCGCAATTCCTGGATCCGATCTGGCTGCAGGCCTTCGAGAACCCCGTGGTCCACAAGGGCAAACAAGCCCGCCAGGTCATGACCAACTACCTCGATCTCATGGCCAAGTCCGAATTCGATTCCACCGCTGCCCCCGGCGTGCACGAAGCCGGGGTCTTCCACGTGACCGTTGCGAATTGCGGCGTATATCGGGCCCAGGAGCATATCGACAACCCGCTGGGGATCACCAATGGCGCCGCCATCGATCCGCTTTTCCACGGACCCGTCCCGCCCAACGAGATCGCCATCGATCCCGCGACGGGCCTCAAGAACTACATCGCGACGCCGGGGCCCGGCTACGCGACCGCCATCGAATTCGCCGAGAAGAGTTTCCGCGACGCGCTTAAGCAAGGATTCAATCCCGAAGGCCGTCGCTTGTTCGGACAGGGCCTGCACACGTGCGAGGATCTCTACGCCCACAGCAACTTCGTGGAGCTGTCCCTGATCCGCCTCGGGCATACCTCGGTTTTCCCCTGGGTCGGCGAGCGCACGCAACTCACGGTGATACGTAACGGCAAGCCCGATACGCGTTTCCCCATGGTCACCGGGACCTTCGGCAGCGTGGATACCGTGGTGAGCGCGGTGAGCGCCATCGGCGAGAGCCTGCAAGAGAAGACCGTTTGCGAGGCGGGGGTGTTCAGCAAGAAATCGGTGGTAGGGATCGAGCTCGTCAAACTCTTGACGGATGACGGCGGCAAGGCTTTGGAAAGCCTGTTCGCGCGGGTGAAGAAGCTGGAAGCCAAATACCCGGAGTTCACGGAGCTCCTCTGCCGCACCACCGCGCCTTTGCTCGACAAGCTGAGCGCGGTGCTGGGTTCCATGATGCGCGCGCAAGTGACGCGCGTCGATCAATACGAAAAGGCGGTGGTTAACGATCCCACCCAAACGGCCCCCTCGCATAGCATGCTGGCCAAGGACCACGACGACCACCCCTTGCACGCCATCGCCGCCCAATGCGCCCGCGAAGCCGTGAAGCAGATAGGCGCCGTCATGCGGGACGCATGGAACGGCGTCAAGTCGCCCGACGACGTGATCGCCTTGATGAAGCAATTCTTCGTGCACCCCAACGACATCGACGTGGTCGCGAGCACCGCGGCGTCCCCCATCCTCGCGAAGATCAAAGCCTTCGGCGACACCCATCCCGCCGTGATCCTGCAATTGAACCGGGCCAACTCGGTGGCCCGCTTCCTGCGGCAAGCCAAGGAGGAGCACGCCGAAGCCTTCAAGACGGCGAAGGATATGTACGCCCAGGACGATACCAATGCGGATCGCATCATGGTACTGATGAAGTTGGAAACGGCCTGA